One segment of Natronosalvus halobius DNA contains the following:
- a CDS encoding ATP-binding protein, whose product MSRVGLAAKSGWGKSYNTQLWLEKNLPDQDFAAILDYKDEYRGLVRGVEPSSPETDLCRWYIAGPNEVDLSPTQWAAILEAGGRLVIPRYRIDGDDWRAVVGNVAAACRRLYEDHPKAKILLAIDEAHIAAPQKGKYPEATKKAATTGRGEGLSSLWVTQRLAELAETIAAQWDEQILGGFSSDADLGKISVDYPADVHDTRSRRAPPFPSEIQVDGENLPLRKFEDDAGNTVGSEWVRSNDSGLLERVNTGDATMHSRHYGSEGQQLTSPYE is encoded by the coding sequence ATGTCGCGGGTCGGGCTCGCGGCGAAAAGCGGCTGGGGGAAGTCGTACAACACCCAGCTATGGCTCGAGAAAAACCTGCCCGACCAGGATTTCGCGGCGATCCTCGATTACAAGGACGAGTACCGGGGCCTGGTGCGCGGCGTCGAGCCGTCGTCGCCGGAGACGGACCTCTGCCGGTGGTACATCGCCGGGCCGAACGAGGTAGACCTCTCGCCGACGCAGTGGGCGGCGATCCTCGAGGCCGGCGGGCGGCTCGTGATCCCGCGCTACCGGATCGACGGCGACGACTGGCGGGCGGTCGTCGGCAACGTCGCGGCGGCCTGCCGACGGCTGTACGAGGACCACCCGAAGGCGAAGATCTTGCTCGCGATCGACGAGGCGCATATCGCGGCGCCCCAGAAAGGGAAGTACCCGGAGGCGACGAAGAAGGCGGCGACGACCGGGCGAGGCGAGGGCCTGTCGTCGCTCTGGGTGACCCAGCGGCTCGCGGAGCTAGCCGAAACCATCGCCGCGCAGTGGGATGAGCAGATTCTCGGCGGCTTCTCGAGCGACGCCGACCTCGGGAAGATCTCGGTCGACTACCCCGCCGACGTCCACGACACCCGCTCGCGACGGGCACCCCCGTTCCCGAGCGAAATCCAGGTCGACGGCGAGAACCTGCCGCTTCGGAAGTTCGAGGACGACGCCGGGAACACCGTCGGCAGTGAATGGGTACGTTCGAACGACTCAGGCCTGCTCGAGCGCGTCAACACGGGTGACGCAACGATGCACTCCCGCCACTACGGGAGCGAAGGCCAACAACTCACATCACCGTACGAATGA
- a CDS encoding helix-turn-helix transcriptional regulator, giving the protein MVFNSLRDRLSSLFGSEAADAESVDGQSASGTPSDPDATPEEPPTGPGTREHKETLSYAEQVEYGANDREIADEDKVLRLLVKRGGRVDETTILEETGWKESHLSAVVEEMEADDQVSAITVGRKRVICRRGFEPKGYRSHLNE; this is encoded by the coding sequence ATGGTATTCAATTCACTTCGAGACCGTCTCTCGTCCCTCTTCGGATCGGAGGCTGCCGACGCTGAATCGGTCGACGGCCAGTCGGCATCTGGGACGCCCTCCGATCCCGATGCGACTCCCGAGGAACCGCCCACAGGACCGGGCACTCGAGAGCACAAAGAGACGTTGAGCTACGCCGAACAGGTCGAGTACGGCGCCAACGACCGCGAAATCGCCGACGAGGACAAAGTCCTTCGCCTCCTCGTCAAACGCGGCGGGCGCGTCGACGAAACGACCATCCTGGAGGAGACGGGATGGAAAGAATCACATCTCTCGGCAGTCGTCGAGGAGATGGAAGCCGACGACCAGGTCAGTGCGATCACGGTCGGGCGAAAGCGCGTCATCTGTCGGCGCGGCTTCGAGCCCAAAGGGTACCGGTCGCACCTGAACGAGTAA
- a CDS encoding Rdx family protein produces MPSLEIEYCHPCGFLDRALDVQAAVMRSFGGDLKSATLTVGDHGVFVVRVDDTVVFNVSEEPFDVDEIVRTVRAEL; encoded by the coding sequence ATGCCCTCCCTCGAGATCGAGTACTGCCACCCCTGTGGCTTCCTCGACCGCGCGCTCGACGTCCAGGCGGCCGTCATGCGATCGTTCGGCGGCGACCTCAAGTCGGCAACGCTCACCGTCGGCGACCACGGGGTATTCGTCGTTCGCGTCGACGACACGGTCGTCTTCAACGTCAGCGAGGAACCGTTCGACGTCGACGAAATCGTCAGGACAGTCCGAGCCGAACTGTGA
- the surE gene encoding 5'/3'-nucleotidase SurE: MNERERERNRDRDRDLDRDQDRDQDGDSLEILLTNDDGIDSPGLRALYDELTAIGTVTTVAPATDQSAIGRALSNDVDVEGHDLGYAVHGTPADCVVAGLSELCPTDPDLVVSGCNKGANLGEYVLGRSGTVSAAVEAAFFDVPAIATSMYVPTGDLAFTDVETTTEDYALAADATRYLAERGLESGVFETAAYLNVNAPMPDGATESVDLAPLELTRPSKRYEMDASRHETGVTLHDRVWEDMDPDVIPDPEGTDRRAVAEGRISVSPLTAPHTVADHDPLADLVSSYGRLEGRSRPEF, from the coding sequence ATGAACGAGCGCGAGCGCGAGCGCAACCGAGATCGGGACCGGGACCTGGACCGGGACCAGGACCGGGACCAGGACGGCGACAGCCTCGAGATCCTGCTGACGAACGACGACGGGATCGACAGCCCCGGCCTCCGGGCGCTGTACGACGAACTCACCGCCATCGGCACCGTGACGACGGTCGCCCCGGCCACGGACCAGAGCGCAATCGGACGCGCCCTCTCGAACGACGTCGACGTCGAGGGCCACGACCTCGGCTACGCCGTCCACGGCACGCCCGCCGACTGCGTCGTCGCCGGCCTCTCGGAACTCTGCCCGACCGACCCCGACCTCGTCGTGTCGGGGTGTAACAAGGGCGCCAACCTCGGCGAGTACGTCCTCGGGCGCTCGGGTACCGTCAGTGCCGCCGTCGAGGCCGCATTCTTCGACGTCCCCGCGATCGCCACCTCGATGTACGTCCCCACCGGCGACCTCGCGTTCACCGACGTCGAGACGACCACCGAGGACTACGCCCTCGCCGCCGACGCGACCCGCTACCTCGCCGAACGCGGCCTCGAATCCGGCGTCTTCGAGACGGCCGCGTACCTCAACGTCAACGCGCCGATGCCCGACGGCGCAACCGAGAGCGTCGACCTCGCCCCGCTCGAACTCACACGCCCGTCGAAACGCTACGAGATGGACGCGAGTCGCCACGAGACCGGCGTCACCCTCCACGATCGCGTCTGGGAGGACATGGACCCCGACGTGATCCCCGACCCCGAAGGGACCGACCGGCGGGCCGTCGCCGAGGGTCGCATCAGTGTCTCCCCGCTAACGGCCCCACACACGGTCGCCGATCACGATCCGCTGGCGGACCTCGTGTCCTCCTACGGCCGACTCGAGGGGCGTTCGCGCCCGGAATTTTAA
- a CDS encoding small ribosomal subunit Rsm22 family protein produces MTDQRDAIRSNAKYLRQVRPIDPEEISSYVEGEPHPAVVAQILREEALDLGLVEREDGTFAPVSDEPVPPRSAATTDPVHRLPERYVTRLEEDLVDRYGVDWHEGPSGSLLRSTIRRTKSQYLERQSVSYDEDVAAGYAIYHLPSYYAAIQYVLDDLAERGLLGRRLRVLDVGAGVGGPALGLFEFLPDDSLVDYHAVEPGEGADVLEALLGETGQNVHTTVHRTTIEAFELGSLDDNCDSDADPGFDLVLACNVLSELEDPEAVLRRTLEWLAPDGSLVAMAPADKNASIELRELERTLEADGVTVYSPTVRLWGGETPEDRGWSFDVHPDLEVPSFQRKLDRAGEGADPGEFVNVDVQFSYSILRRDGTRRIAIGLEGSGQAKMAEMERHVTNRIDLTAAKLSHSLSDARGEDGGTRGGDADDRKPNPIFKISDGSEVVDHYAVVTNETALNRPLLEAEYGDVLAFENALVLWNDDEGAYNLVVDEETIVDRIG; encoded by the coding sequence GTGACCGACCAGCGCGACGCCATCCGATCGAACGCAAAGTACCTGCGCCAGGTCCGACCGATCGATCCCGAGGAGATCAGCTCCTACGTCGAGGGCGAACCGCACCCGGCCGTCGTCGCCCAGATCCTCCGCGAGGAGGCCCTGGACCTCGGTCTCGTCGAGCGCGAGGACGGGACGTTTGCCCCCGTGAGCGACGAACCGGTTCCGCCGCGGTCGGCGGCCACCACCGATCCCGTTCATCGATTGCCCGAGCGGTACGTCACCCGTCTCGAGGAAGACCTAGTCGACCGCTACGGCGTGGACTGGCACGAGGGCCCCTCGGGTTCGCTCCTCCGGTCGACGATCCGGCGCACGAAGTCCCAGTACCTCGAGCGACAGTCGGTCTCCTACGACGAGGACGTCGCCGCCGGCTACGCCATCTACCACCTGCCGAGCTACTACGCAGCGATCCAGTACGTCCTGGACGACCTCGCCGAGCGGGGGTTGCTCGGGCGGCGGTTGCGCGTGCTCGATGTTGGGGCCGGCGTCGGCGGGCCCGCGCTGGGGCTGTTCGAGTTCCTCCCCGACGATTCGCTGGTGGACTACCACGCGGTCGAGCCAGGCGAGGGCGCCGACGTGCTCGAGGCGTTGCTCGGGGAGACGGGGCAAAACGTTCACACGACTGTCCACCGGACGACTATCGAGGCGTTCGAACTGGGGTCACTAGACGATAACTGTGACTCCGATGCGGATCCCGGGTTCGACCTCGTGCTCGCCTGTAACGTCCTCAGCGAACTCGAGGATCCCGAAGCCGTCCTTCGACGGACGCTCGAGTGGCTCGCACCTGACGGCTCGCTGGTGGCGATGGCGCCCGCCGACAAGAACGCCAGCATCGAACTCCGGGAACTCGAGCGAACCCTCGAGGCCGACGGGGTGACCGTCTACAGCCCGACTGTTCGGCTGTGGGGCGGCGAAACGCCCGAAGACCGGGGCTGGTCGTTCGACGTGCACCCCGATCTCGAGGTGCCATCGTTCCAGCGAAAGCTCGACCGGGCGGGCGAGGGCGCGGACCCCGGCGAGTTCGTCAACGTCGACGTCCAGTTCTCCTACTCGATTCTCCGACGGGACGGAACCCGTCGAATAGCGATCGGTCTCGAGGGGAGCGGGCAGGCGAAGATGGCCGAGATGGAACGCCACGTCACGAACCGGATCGACCTGACGGCTGCGAAGCTCAGCCACTCCCTGAGCGACGCCCGTGGAGAAGACGGCGGGACCCGAGGGGGCGATGCAGACGACCGGAAACCGAACCCGATCTTCAAGATCAGTGACGGCAGCGAGGTCGTCGACCACTACGCCGTCGTGACGAACGAAACCGCGCTCAATCGGCCCCTGCTCGAGGCCGAGTACGGCGATGTGCTCGCGTTCGAGAACGCGCTCGTCCTCTGGAACGACGACGAGGGCGCGTACAATCTCGTCGTCGACGAGGAGACGATCGTCGACCGGATCGGCTAA
- a CDS encoding prephenate dehydrogenase, which yields MEVLIVGAGAMGTWFGEAIADDPSVDAMVAFADVDEDAAERAAETVAGTTADLDGATTYDAVCVAVPMGRVEASIEQHAKRAERAILDVTGVMATPLEAMAAHADDLERASLHPLFAPERAPGSIATVRAREGPVTDSLLSALESAGNRLVETTPEEHDRAMGSVQAAAHAAILSFALAAERVPEGFQTPIYDDIERLATYVTGGSPHVYADIQRTFDGADAVAEAARAIADADDEAFEALYDEATERWSARERLDDGETDVQDDGETIDQDGVESVNGGDCE from the coding sequence ATGGAGGTTCTAATCGTCGGCGCCGGTGCGATGGGAACGTGGTTCGGGGAAGCGATAGCCGACGATCCGTCCGTCGACGCGATGGTGGCGTTCGCCGACGTCGATGAGGACGCCGCCGAACGGGCCGCCGAAACCGTGGCCGGAACCACTGCCGACCTGGATGGAGCGACGACCTACGACGCCGTCTGCGTGGCCGTCCCCATGGGTCGCGTCGAGGCGTCGATCGAGCAACACGCGAAGCGGGCCGAACGCGCCATCCTCGACGTCACCGGAGTGATGGCCACCCCGCTCGAGGCGATGGCCGCCCACGCCGACGACCTCGAACGAGCGAGTCTCCACCCGCTGTTCGCCCCCGAACGCGCGCCGGGGTCGATTGCGACGGTACGTGCCCGCGAGGGGCCAGTCACCGACTCGCTCCTGTCGGCGCTCGAGTCGGCGGGCAACCGCCTCGTCGAGACCACGCCCGAGGAACACGACCGGGCGATGGGTTCCGTCCAGGCGGCGGCTCACGCTGCGATCCTGTCGTTCGCCCTCGCGGCGGAACGCGTCCCCGAGGGGTTTCAGACGCCGATTTACGACGACATCGAGCGACTCGCGACCTACGTCACTGGGGGCAGCCCTCACGTGTACGCGGACATTCAGCGAACGTTCGACGGCGCTGACGCCGTCGCCGAGGCCGCTCGAGCGATCGCCGACGCCGACGACGAGGCGTTCGAGGCGCTGTACGACGAGGCGACGGAGCGGTGGAGTGCTCGGGAACGCCTCGACGACGGTGAAACGGACGTCCAGGACGACGGCGAAACGATAGATCAGGACGGCGTCGAGAGCGTGAACGGAGGTGACTGCGAGTGA
- the gvpM gene encoding gas vesicle protein GvpM has translation MKPDRDDDALVDVLDVLLRDGAVVRADVIVSVAEIPLVGIKLSAAIAGMETMTDYGLFEDWDTTRRARAVERRQYGHRRGDDQREVDANEARELQDHPTMRPQGEPRRWTPAPEDEREREGERRRECPQPSTVSDDE, from the coding sequence ATGAAACCCGACCGGGACGACGACGCGCTGGTCGACGTCCTCGACGTGCTCCTGCGCGACGGCGCGGTCGTGCGCGCCGACGTGATCGTCTCCGTCGCGGAGATTCCGCTCGTGGGCATCAAACTGTCCGCCGCAATCGCCGGCATGGAGACGATGACCGACTACGGCCTCTTCGAGGACTGGGACACGACGCGGCGCGCTCGAGCAGTCGAGCGCCGCCAGTACGGCCATCGGCGTGGAGACGACCAGCGCGAGGTCGACGCGAACGAGGCCCGTGAACTCCAGGATCACCCCACGATGCGCCCGCAGGGGGAACCGCGGCGATGGACGCCGGCGCCGGAGGACGAGCGAGAGCGAGAGGGAGAGCGCAGGCGCGAGTGCCCACAGCCATCTACTGTCTCCGACGACGAGTGA
- the gvpL gene encoding gas vesicle protein GvpL, whose product MGREQRETTAQEREVNRDDLAGRDAEPVPDADATPDFAEGRYVYCVVTLESGEADLDVEGIDDEPVSVVALERDDRDRDKDGGSDRDGDRNATLAAVVHACDSLYDSADLAQVKRWLVRHQTVIDRASQRFGTPLPFQFDTIVRGDDDAVRGWLADQRAQLESALADLAGHAEYRIEVVETDPPDEETLIERDDELASLAEEREAASEGRAFLLEKQFDQRIRDLRRDRRASIRESLRQSLESCTREVQVLDRQPSVSLSSASSGSGGAGKPTDGTRLCRLTVLARESEEETIGSVLDDVAEKPGLEVRFTGPWPPYSFAPTLGEETDAAAGGGQPGSTETRTQSETETQTGDPQR is encoded by the coding sequence ATGGGGCGTGAACAGCGCGAAACCACTGCCCAGGAACGGGAAGTGAACCGCGACGACCTGGCAGGTCGCGACGCCGAACCCGTTCCTGACGCCGACGCGACCCCTGACTTCGCCGAGGGACGGTACGTCTACTGCGTCGTCACGCTCGAGAGCGGCGAGGCCGACCTGGACGTCGAGGGGATCGACGACGAACCCGTGTCGGTCGTCGCGCTTGAGCGTGACGACAGGGACAGAGACAAGGACGGAGGCAGTGACAGGGACGGAGACCGGAACGCGACCCTCGCCGCGGTCGTTCACGCCTGTGACTCGCTGTACGATTCAGCCGACCTCGCGCAGGTCAAACGGTGGCTTGTCCGCCACCAGACGGTCATCGACCGGGCGAGCCAGCGGTTCGGTACGCCGCTGCCGTTCCAGTTCGACACCATCGTTCGGGGCGACGACGACGCCGTCCGTGGGTGGCTCGCGGACCAGCGGGCCCAGCTCGAGTCGGCGCTCGCGGACCTCGCCGGCCACGCGGAGTACCGGATCGAGGTCGTCGAGACCGATCCGCCCGACGAGGAGACGCTGATCGAGCGCGACGACGAACTCGCGTCGCTGGCCGAAGAGCGAGAGGCCGCCTCGGAGGGGCGGGCGTTCCTCCTGGAGAAGCAGTTCGACCAGCGGATCAGGGACCTCCGGCGTGACCGACGAGCGTCGATTCGGGAGTCCCTGCGTCAGTCGCTCGAGTCGTGTACGCGGGAGGTACAGGTGCTCGATCGCCAGCCGTCGGTGAGTCTCTCTAGCGCTTCCAGCGGCTCCGGCGGGGCGGGGAAACCGACTGACGGAACCCGGCTCTGCCGACTGACCGTCCTCGCCCGGGAGAGCGAGGAGGAGACGATCGGTTCGGTACTCGACGACGTCGCCGAAAAACCGGGGCTCGAGGTCCGGTTCACCGGCCCGTGGCCGCCGTACTCGTTCGCGCCCACGCTCGGGGAGGAGACGGACGCTGCCGCGGGCGGTGGTCAGCCTGGAAGCACGGAGACGAGGACGCAATCCGAGACGGAAACCCAGACGGGTGATCCCCAGCGATGA
- a CDS encoding gas vesicle protein K: protein MTTIDVGEDGNARQGLMTLVITVVELLVEALEREAIRRMESPDLTDEEIDRLGRQLATIEAELEQLKADEGIEEGVADLRNDLDGLVSDAIRQLEGDPTNVEPGHAVLGGDDDGA, encoded by the coding sequence GTGACCACGATCGACGTCGGCGAGGACGGCAACGCGCGCCAGGGACTGATGACCCTCGTCATCACCGTCGTTGAACTCCTCGTCGAAGCGCTCGAGCGGGAGGCGATCCGGCGGATGGAATCTCCCGATCTCACCGACGAAGAAATCGACCGGCTGGGGCGCCAGCTCGCGACCATCGAGGCCGAACTCGAGCAACTCAAAGCCGATGAGGGAATCGAGGAGGGCGTCGCCGATCTCCGAAACGACCTCGACGGCCTGGTCAGCGACGCGATCAGGCAACTCGAGGGCGATCCGACGAACGTCGAACCGGGCCACGCCGTCCTCGGAGGTGACGACGATGGGGCGTGA
- the gvpJ gene encoding gas vesicle protein GvpJ, translating into MVDAVQPSRQQADLADVVEMLLDKGIVINADIAVSIGDTQLLGIQLRAAIASFETAAKYGLEFPEGTDMRRVAEAAGEPELAEEDRRLIPPVAPVHGVNVTGEDDQMERSDADDSSAADATKSDEDELDDDTDGSSGGDTDDGEESEDEAKAEVEAETDGGETT; encoded by the coding sequence ATGGTGGACGCAGTCCAGCCAAGCCGTCAGCAGGCCGACCTCGCGGACGTCGTCGAGATGCTGCTCGACAAGGGGATCGTGATCAACGCCGACATCGCCGTCTCCATCGGCGATACCCAGTTGCTCGGCATCCAACTTCGCGCCGCCATCGCCTCCTTCGAGACGGCCGCGAAGTACGGCCTCGAATTCCCCGAGGGGACGGACATGCGCCGCGTGGCGGAGGCCGCGGGCGAACCGGAACTCGCGGAGGAGGATCGGCGCCTGATCCCACCCGTCGCACCAGTCCACGGCGTGAATGTGACTGGCGAGGACGACCAGATGGAGCGTTCGGATGCGGACGACTCGAGTGCGGCGGATGCAACCAAGTCGGACGAGGACGAATTGGACGACGATACCGACGGTTCGAGTGGGGGGGACACTGACGACGGTGAGGAGAGCGAAGACGAAGCAAAGGCCGAGGTCGAAGCCGAAACCGACGGAGGCGAGACCACGTGA